In Chitinophaga sp. HK235, a single window of DNA contains:
- a CDS encoding tol-pal system YbgF family protein, which produces MVTKKNAKTAVLPDELANILHDLLRDAEGLRESDVQLAANTTAAAWALVPEPKFDNKYTYLVLSNHIPYLLSAGRLHEAHNLAGQWAADVEGSGEPIRETKPYILLGASLLYLQKTAQAKTIFRMARRYGVRMHEFQGMPRFYRAIADGKLNDEVVIQQYFQQEVIQAERTRHATTSAEITTDITRQIEALNTKGHEAYDERNYAKAARIWIQALDLIPSPQEYFSDSGWLNTAIGDACFMLKKYQEALQYLLAAKSNIVENGSLNAFTMLRLGQIMLETGEEHEAREYLMRAHLLGGTKIFEKEDARYLELVKHQLELKSQSTSH; this is translated from the coding sequence ATGGTAACCAAAAAGAATGCAAAAACCGCCGTTTTACCAGACGAACTAGCAAATATCCTGCATGATCTGCTACGGGATGCAGAAGGGTTAAGGGAATCTGACGTGCAGCTGGCAGCCAATACTACAGCAGCTGCCTGGGCACTGGTACCGGAGCCCAAATTTGATAACAAATATACGTATCTGGTGTTGAGCAATCATATCCCTTACCTGTTATCAGCCGGTCGTTTACATGAAGCACATAATCTGGCCGGTCAGTGGGCGGCAGATGTAGAAGGCAGTGGAGAGCCAATCAGGGAAACCAAACCTTATATTTTGCTGGGTGCCTCCCTGTTGTATCTTCAAAAAACGGCACAGGCTAAAACCATCTTCCGCATGGCGAGGCGTTATGGGGTGCGGATGCACGAATTTCAGGGGATGCCGCGTTTTTACCGGGCCATTGCCGATGGCAAACTAAATGACGAAGTTGTCATCCAGCAGTATTTTCAGCAGGAAGTAATACAGGCCGAACGGACCCGGCATGCCACCACATCTGCTGAGATAACGACCGATATTACCCGTCAGATCGAAGCATTAAACACCAAAGGCCACGAAGCCTATGATGAACGCAACTATGCAAAGGCCGCCAGGATATGGATACAGGCACTGGACCTCATTCCCTCTCCACAAGAGTATTTCAGCGACAGCGGCTGGCTCAACACCGCTATCGGTGATGCCTGCTTTATGCTGAAAAAATACCAGGAAGCCCTGCAATACCTGCTGGCAGCCAAATCCAATATTGTAGAAAACGGATCGCTCAACGCCTTTACCATGCTAAGGCTGGGCCAGATCATGCTCGAAACCGGTGAAGAACATGAAGCCCGGGAATACCTGATGCGGGCACATTTGCTGGGGGGAACAAAAATATTTGAAAAAGAAGATGCCAGATATCTTGAACTGGTAAAACACCAACTGGAACTGAAGAGCCAGTCCACAAGCCACTGA